The Novosphingobium terrae genome has a window encoding:
- a CDS encoding membrane-bound PQQ-dependent dehydrogenase, glucose/quinate/shikimate family, which produces MTERPPSLSATIHPLLRIALILLGSLFALAGLYLAGGGAMLIARGGSWYYLLAGLAMIASGIQIARIRFAGVVIFAVTTFATILWALWESGLDFWALEVRLFTFTMAGMVLALFVPALRRARGKLPCSRVAFGMAGLLLLVNGGIAYGMFVPHGIDGQAALGDGQTAPAGDKDWTNYGGNAQAQRFGAQTQIDAGNVKNLTVAWTFHTGDTPISPGGGGAEDQQTPLQIGNALYLCTPHNTVISVDAATGKENWRHAFPTDTKTWVRCRGLAYFDSAKPLVQPSAPLSTPVTPVALPANAPCRRRIFMNTIDAVLVALDADTGQLCADFGDHGKIDLKEGLGDAKSPLYQLTSPPTLAGTTVVVGGRVADNVALDMPGGVMRGFDVITGKMKWAFDPGNPMDHAAPAKGKTYVRSTPNVWAPMTYDALTNSVIMPVGSAAIDLWGVPRTKEDETYGASILAVDATTGRERWHYQTVHHDLWDYDVPMQPTLFDFTKPDGSKVPALVIGTKMGQLFVLDRLTGKPLTQVTNIPVKPGPIPGEHYPTTQPLSTGMPQIGAPVLRESNMWGMTPFDQLACRITFKGMRYDGLFTSPGTDYSLSFPGSLGGMNWGGLSYDPTRSLLFVNDMRLGLWVHMMPQAKKAKESNGNESVNAGMGAVPLMGTPYSVLKNRFFSPLGIPCQEPPYGSLTAVDMKTQKIVWQVPLGTVEDTRLFGIRMSAPMPVGMPTIGGSLATQGGLVFFAATQDYYLRAFDQRSGKVVWKARLPVGSQGTPISYIAPQNGKQYVVISAGGARDSKDRGDTVIAYALPTKS; this is translated from the coding sequence ATGACCGAGCGCCCCCCGAGCCTCAGTGCCACAATCCATCCCCTTTTACGCATAGCCCTGATCCTGCTGGGCAGCTTGTTCGCTCTGGCCGGGCTTTATCTGGCAGGGGGAGGGGCCATGCTGATCGCAAGGGGCGGCAGCTGGTATTATCTGCTGGCGGGCCTCGCCATGATCGCCTCGGGCATCCAGATCGCGCGTATCCGCTTTGCCGGCGTGGTGATCTTTGCCGTCACCACCTTCGCAACCATCCTTTGGGCCTTGTGGGAATCGGGCCTGGATTTCTGGGCGCTGGAAGTGCGCCTTTTCACCTTCACCATGGCGGGCATGGTGCTGGCGCTGTTCGTGCCGGCCCTGCGCCGGGCGCGGGGCAAGCTGCCTTGCAGCCGCGTGGCCTTCGGCATGGCCGGGCTGTTGCTGTTGGTGAATGGCGGGATCGCCTATGGCATGTTCGTGCCCCATGGCATCGACGGTCAGGCCGCGCTGGGCGATGGGCAGACTGCCCCCGCAGGCGATAAGGACTGGACCAATTACGGCGGCAATGCGCAGGCTCAGCGCTTCGGCGCCCAGACCCAGATCGACGCGGGCAATGTGAAGAACCTGACCGTCGCCTGGACCTTCCACACCGGCGACACCCCCATCAGCCCCGGCGGCGGCGGTGCCGAGGATCAGCAGACCCCGCTCCAGATCGGCAATGCGCTCTATCTCTGCACGCCGCATAACACGGTGATCTCGGTGGACGCGGCGACGGGCAAGGAAAACTGGCGCCATGCTTTTCCCACGGACACCAAGACGTGGGTCCGCTGCCGTGGCCTTGCCTATTTCGACAGCGCCAAGCCGCTGGTCCAGCCTTCCGCGCCCCTCAGCACGCCGGTGACGCCTGTGGCGCTGCCTGCCAATGCGCCCTGCCGCCGCCGCATCTTTATGAACACCATCGATGCGGTGCTGGTGGCGCTGGATGCCGACACCGGCCAGCTCTGCGCCGATTTCGGTGATCACGGCAAGATCGACCTGAAAGAGGGCTTGGGTGATGCCAAAAGCCCACTTTATCAGCTGACCTCGCCGCCCACACTGGCTGGCACCACCGTTGTGGTCGGTGGCCGTGTGGCGGATAACGTTGCGCTCGATATGCCCGGCGGCGTGATGCGCGGTTTTGACGTCATCACCGGCAAGATGAAATGGGCCTTCGATCCGGGCAATCCCATGGATCATGCCGCGCCTGCCAAGGGCAAGACCTATGTCCGCTCGACCCCCAATGTCTGGGCGCCGATGACCTATGACGCGCTCACCAACAGCGTGATCATGCCGGTGGGCAGCGCCGCCATCGACCTGTGGGGTGTGCCGCGCACGAAGGAAGACGAGACCTATGGCGCCTCGATCCTTGCCGTCGATGCCACCACGGGCCGCGAGCGCTGGCATTATCAGACCGTCCACCACGATCTGTGGGATTATGACGTGCCGATGCAGCCCACGCTGTTCGATTTCACCAAGCCGGATGGCAGCAAGGTGCCTGCTCTGGTGATCGGCACCAAGATGGGCCAGCTTTTCGTGCTGGACCGCCTGACCGGCAAGCCGCTGACGCAGGTGACCAACATTCCGGTCAAGCCCGGCCCGATCCCCGGCGAGCATTATCCCACCACCCAGCCGCTCTCCACCGGCATGCCGCAGATCGGCGCGCCTGTGCTGCGTGAGAGCAATATGTGGGGCATGACTCCCTTCGACCAGCTCGCCTGCCGCATCACCTTCAAGGGCATGCGTTACGATGGGCTGTTCACCTCGCCGGGCACGGATTACTCGCTCAGCTTCCCCGGTTCGCTGGGTGGCATGAACTGGGGCGGTCTGTCCTATGATCCCACGCGCTCGCTGCTGTTCGTCAACGATATGCGTCTGGGGCTTTGGGTGCATATGATGCCTCAGGCCAAGAAGGCCAAGGAATCCAACGGCAATGAAAGCGTCAATGCCGGTATGGGCGCCGTGCCGCTGATGGGCACGCCCTATTCGGTGCTGAAGAACCGCTTCTTCTCGCCGCTGGGCATTCCCTGTCAGGAGCCGCCCTATGGCTCGCTGACGGCGGTCGACATGAAGACGCAGAAGATCGTCTGGCAGGTGCCGCTGGGCACGGTGGAGGACACGCGCCTCTTCGGTATCCGCATGAGCGCGCCGATGCCTGTGGGCATGCCGACCATCGGCGGCTCGCTGGCGACGCAGGGCGGTCTGGTGTTCTTCGCCGCCACGCAGGACTATTATCTGCGCGCCTTTGATCAGCGCAGCGGTAAGGTGGTGTGGAAGGCCCGCCTGCCGGTGGGCAGTCAGGGCACCCCGATCAGCTACATCGCGCCGCAGAACGGCAAGCAATATGTGGTGATCTCAGCTGGCGGCGCGCGTGACTCCAAGGATCGCGGCGACACGGTGATCGCCTACGCCCTGCCGACCAAGAGCTGA
- a CDS encoding DUF4168 domain-containing protein — MKLFKAILSPVAVMAFVPAALAQSASATDPATAPSATTPPAAAAPAAGAAFSDDDVQKYATALVAVNKVQTDTTVPDADKQAKMAAAVQSSGVDIQKFNAITQSMQTDKALQQRIQVAAANVPK, encoded by the coding sequence GTGAAACTGTTCAAGGCAATCCTGAGCCCCGTCGCGGTCATGGCCTTTGTGCCTGCCGCCCTCGCGCAGAGCGCCTCCGCGACAGACCCCGCCACGGCCCCCTCGGCCACGACGCCGCCCGCTGCCGCTGCACCGGCCGCAGGCGCTGCATTCAGCGACGATGATGTCCAGAAGTATGCCACCGCGCTGGTTGCGGTGAACAAGGTGCAGACCGACACCACCGTGCCCGATGCCGACAAGCAGGCCAAGATGGCCGCTGCCGTTCAGTCGTCGGGTGTCGACATTCAGAAGTTCAACGCCATCACGCAGTCGATGCAGACGGACAAGGCACTGCAGCAGCGCATCCAGGTCGCTGCGGCCAACGTCCCCAAGTAA
- a CDS encoding TetR/AcrR family transcriptional regulator — MTENTQNLSKRQLNALETRENILEVAYAEFAEKGLAGARIDEIAEKTATSKRMIYYHFGGKEGLYEAVLERAYDRIRTQEQAAHFEQLPPDQALRAIIGHNFDYHFEHPEFVRLVMNENVHKGEHIANMVSIKARNRTVIESLSAILDKGEKEGLFRSGLDPVDLHMTISALSFYNVSNRFTFKHNFDIDLTLPAVRAKRREQIIECVLAWVAKR, encoded by the coding sequence GTGACCGAGAACACGCAAAATCTTTCCAAGCGACAGCTCAACGCCCTGGAAACGCGTGAGAACATCCTTGAAGTCGCCTATGCCGAATTTGCCGAAAAGGGATTGGCCGGCGCGCGCATCGATGAGATCGCGGAGAAGACCGCCACCTCAAAGCGGATGATCTATTACCATTTCGGCGGCAAGGAAGGGCTCTATGAAGCCGTTCTGGAGCGCGCCTATGATCGCATCCGCACGCAGGAGCAGGCCGCCCACTTCGAGCAACTGCCGCCCGATCAGGCTCTGCGCGCCATCATCGGTCACAATTTCGACTATCACTTCGAGCACCCGGAATTTGTCCGACTGGTGATGAACGAAAATGTCCATAAGGGTGAGCATATCGCCAATATGGTCTCAATCAAGGCGCGCAATCGCACGGTGATCGAATCGCTGTCGGCCATTCTGGACAAGGGTGAAAAGGAAGGCCTGTTCCGTTCGGGGCTCGATCCTGTCGATCTGCATATGACTATCAGCGCGCTGAGCTTTTACAACGTTTCGAACCGCTTCACCTTCAAGCACAATTTCGACATCGATCTGACCCTGCCCGCCGTCCGCGCCAAACGCCGCGAGCAGATCATCGAATGCGTGCTGGCCTGGGTGGCCAAGCGGTAA
- a CDS encoding MFS transporter translates to MKPSRKRLIILTLISLATLINYLDRSVMGVAKPALVAELHISPEVMGLIFSAFSWTYAIAQIPGGYVIDKLGTRLTYTLSLGLWSAMTALHGFMTGVAGLVSARLALGLAEAPCFPANSRVLSTWFPQQERAKATGVYTVGEYVGLGLLIPVLGWMLAHYGWRSLFFAVGTLGIVFSVIFYRLYREPAESGANQAELALIEAGGGFSGKTQNLDFSWARVGQLISKRQIAGASIGQFCSNSTLVFFLTWFPSYLADERGMTFIKSGWLVSLPYIGASLGVLLGGWWSDWLIRFTGSPTIGRKLPIITGLLLCSSMVAANFLHSNNAVIAVMSVAFFGQGLAGLGWTLLSDVAPRQMMGLTGGLFNFFTNLAGIVTPLVVGFVVGATGSFYFALAYIGALGVIGTLAYLFILGPVERVTID, encoded by the coding sequence ATGAAGCCCAGCCGCAAGCGCCTGATCATCCTGACCCTGATTTCTCTGGCCACGCTGATCAACTATCTCGACCGCTCGGTGATGGGCGTTGCCAAGCCCGCGCTGGTGGCCGAACTGCATATTTCACCCGAGGTGATGGGGCTGATCTTCTCCGCCTTCTCGTGGACCTATGCCATCGCCCAGATCCCCGGCGGCTATGTGATCGACAAGCTCGGCACGCGCCTGACCTACACGCTCTCGCTGGGCCTGTGGTCGGCGATGACCGCGCTGCATGGATTCATGACCGGCGTGGCCGGGCTAGTTTCGGCCCGCCTCGCGCTGGGTCTGGCCGAAGCGCCCTGTTTCCCTGCCAACAGCCGCGTGCTCTCCACCTGGTTCCCCCAGCAGGAGCGCGCCAAGGCCACGGGCGTCTACACCGTGGGCGAATATGTCGGGCTGGGCCTGCTGATCCCGGTGCTGGGCTGGATGCTGGCCCATTACGGCTGGCGGTCGCTGTTCTTTGCGGTGGGCACGCTGGGTATCGTCTTCTCGGTGATCTTCTACCGCCTCTATCGCGAGCCTGCCGAAAGCGGCGCCAATCAGGCCGAGCTGGCACTGATCGAGGCTGGCGGCGGCTTTTCCGGCAAGACGCAGAACCTCGATTTCAGCTGGGCCCGCGTGGGGCAGCTGATCTCCAAGCGGCAGATCGCGGGCGCCTCGATCGGGCAATTCTGCTCCAATTCGACCTTGGTATTCTTCCTCACCTGGTTCCCCTCCTATCTGGCGGACGAGCGGGGGATGACCTTCATCAAGTCCGGCTGGCTGGTGTCCCTGCCCTATATCGGCGCCTCGCTGGGCGTGCTGCTGGGCGGCTGGTGGTCGGACTGGCTGATCCGCTTTACCGGATCGCCCACCATCGGGCGCAAGCTGCCGATCATCACCGGCCTGCTGCTCTGCTCCAGCATGGTTGCGGCCAATTTCCTGCACAGCAACAATGCGGTGATCGCGGTGATGTCTGTGGCCTTCTTCGGTCAGGGGCTGGCCGGGCTGGGCTGGACGCTGCTCTCTGACGTCGCACCGCGCCAGATGATGGGGCTGACCGGCGGTCTGTTCAACTTCTTCACCAATCTGGCGGGCATCGTCACCCCGCTGGTGGTGGGCTTCGTGGTGGGCGCAACGGGCAGCTTTTACTTTGCTCTGGCCTATATTGGCGCCTTGGGCGTGATCGGCACGCTGGCCTATCTCTTCATTCTGGGCCCGGTGGAACGCGTCACCATCGACTGA
- a CDS encoding TonB-dependent receptor domain-containing protein translates to MKGKTRFVVQMSILAAGVALAGTAQGQSAEPVAKAPETTGAADIIVTGSSLKGVAPVGSNLTTVGRAELESSGAQTVQQVLKSVPAVVGLQAPGQGAFGSADGSGTNAPTIHGLGASASNSTLILMNGHRIPTSGINHVLADPNIIAPIALERVEVLADGASSVYGSDAVAGVINFITRKKFNGLEVNVQKGFASNYKTFNAGVLGGKTWDTGSFLLAYNYSNRSNLAASSRSFSRSGNLTGLGGSNFVTSRCAPPSLTSGGSTYYSYGSYTASNCDPTSTWDILPSEKRHNVYAQVMQDVGDKLHLSADFIYANRKNVQNVTRGSASATIYGNGATLPAGRSINPYFQAFNLGGTTPTSYTANWDADQMFGPGATITGSAEDIYMHLDATYDLTSAWSVNVGGIYGRDNSQQVNQGQLNTSAFNLAANGYTSASINGVTQSVSQTLTTANAIDFWGNGTSTATRAALIDNNQLQSARQTMRNAYLKVSGELFDIPHAGAVKLAVGGELTGYGLHQDIVRPNNLGVASQNSQYLSIDYKRNVASAYAELYVPIIKDGFVKSLDLNISGRFDHYNDFGNTTNPKIAANFEPVRGIKFRANWARSFVAPALTSIGSNANGLTGESGFAGVLGSALPGGAPVVSLASFPTAANLPGAVCSATACNLGGVYGVQVSGGNGKLKAQKGEAWSIGVDLTPVQVPGLRLSVTYWSNKLKGGITAPQPALALGSADLAYLMQIYPSGATAAQVATAGAGLPQTGAISQTAYYIYNYQQANVLNLDVAGLDVAGSYRFDTSFGKFNLGASFTRKVKFDQYFGDNGTKFSVLGTSGFNTTFPSVKFEGRFNLGYDKGPFSADVFYNYLGGYTYWGSSAVNPVTRTNGVPTGGGDKIGSFGTVDLHVSYKLDKLPALHDATFYVDVTNLADKMPPFVNTYTTNGAVGYDALNGNPIGRVVNLGIRAKF, encoded by the coding sequence ATGAAAGGTAAGACGAGATTCGTCGTCCAGATGTCGATTCTGGCGGCAGGGGTTGCCTTGGCAGGCACGGCGCAGGGGCAAAGCGCCGAACCAGTCGCAAAAGCACCCGAAACCACCGGCGCAGCAGACATCATCGTCACCGGTTCCAGCCTGAAGGGCGTGGCCCCGGTGGGCTCCAACCTCACCACCGTGGGCCGGGCCGAGCTGGAAAGCTCGGGTGCGCAGACGGTGCAGCAGGTGCTGAAATCGGTGCCCGCCGTGGTCGGCCTGCAGGCTCCGGGGCAAGGCGCTTTCGGTTCGGCGGACGGTTCGGGCACCAATGCGCCGACCATCCACGGGTTGGGCGCCTCGGCTTCCAACTCCACGCTGATCCTGATGAACGGCCACCGCATTCCCACCAGCGGCATCAACCATGTGCTGGCCGACCCCAACATCATCGCCCCCATCGCGCTGGAACGCGTCGAGGTTTTGGCTGACGGCGCCTCCTCGGTCTATGGTTCGGACGCAGTTGCGGGCGTGATCAACTTCATCACCCGCAAGAAGTTCAACGGGTTGGAAGTCAACGTCCAGAAGGGCTTCGCCAGCAATTACAAGACCTTCAACGCGGGCGTGCTGGGCGGCAAGACCTGGGACACGGGCTCTTTCCTGCTGGCTTACAACTATTCCAACCGCTCCAATCTGGCGGCATCCTCGCGCAGCTTCTCGCGCAGCGGCAACCTCACGGGTCTGGGCGGCAGCAATTTCGTCACCAGCCGCTGCGCCCCGCCCAGCCTGACCAGCGGTGGCAGCACCTATTACAGCTACGGCAGCTACACGGCAAGCAACTGCGACCCGACCAGCACCTGGGACATTCTGCCGTCTGAAAAGCGCCATAACGTCTATGCGCAGGTGATGCAGGACGTGGGCGACAAGCTGCACCTCTCGGCGGATTTCATCTACGCCAACCGCAAGAATGTGCAGAATGTCACGCGCGGCAGCGCCTCGGCCACCATCTATGGCAATGGCGCGACGTTGCCTGCGGGCCGCTCGATCAATCCCTATTTTCAGGCCTTCAATCTGGGCGGCACCACGCCGACCTCCTACACGGCCAACTGGGATGCCGATCAGATGTTCGGCCCCGGCGCGACCATCACCGGCAGCGCCGAAGACATCTACATGCATCTGGACGCCACCTATGATCTGACCTCCGCGTGGTCGGTGAATGTCGGCGGCATCTATGGGCGTGACAATTCGCAGCAGGTCAATCAGGGCCAGCTCAACACCTCCGCCTTCAATCTGGCGGCCAATGGCTACACCTCGGCCTCGATCAACGGCGTGACGCAGTCGGTCAGCCAGACCCTGACCACCGCCAATGCCATCGACTTCTGGGGCAATGGCACGTCAACGGCCACCCGCGCCGCGCTGATCGACAACAACCAGCTGCAATCCGCCCGCCAGACCATGCGCAACGCCTATCTGAAGGTCAGCGGCGAGTTGTTTGACATTCCCCATGCCGGGGCGGTCAAGCTGGCGGTTGGCGGCGAGCTGACCGGCTATGGCCTGCATCAGGACATTGTGCGCCCCAACAATCTGGGCGTCGCCAGCCAGAACTCGCAATATCTGTCGATCGACTACAAGCGCAATGTCGCCTCGGCCTATGCCGAGCTTTATGTGCCGATCATCAAGGATGGCTTCGTCAAATCGCTCGACCTCAACATCTCGGGCCGCTTCGACCATTACAATGACTTCGGCAACACCACGAACCCCAAGATCGCCGCCAATTTCGAGCCGGTGCGCGGCATCAAGTTCCGCGCCAACTGGGCACGCAGCTTCGTGGCCCCTGCCCTCACCTCGATCGGTTCGAACGCCAATGGCCTGACGGGTGAATCCGGCTTTGCCGGTGTACTGGGCTCGGCGCTGCCGGGCGGCGCTCCGGTGGTCAGCCTCGCCAGCTTCCCCACGGCGGCCAATCTGCCGGGCGCGGTCTGCTCGGCCACGGCCTGCAATCTGGGCGGGGTCTATGGCGTGCAGGTCAGCGGCGGCAACGGCAAGCTGAAGGCCCAGAAGGGCGAGGCATGGAGCATTGGCGTCGATCTGACCCCGGTGCAGGTGCCCGGCCTGCGCCTCTCGGTCACCTATTGGAGCAACAAGCTGAAGGGCGGCATCACCGCGCCTCAGCCTGCCCTCGCGCTGGGTTCGGCGGATCTGGCCTATCTGATGCAGATCTACCCCTCGGGCGCCACGGCAGCGCAGGTCGCCACGGCGGGCGCGGGCCTGCCCCAGACCGGTGCGATCAGCCAGACGGCCTATTACATCTACAACTATCAGCAGGCCAATGTTCTGAACCTTGACGTTGCCGGTCTGGATGTGGCGGGCAGCTACCGCTTCGATACCTCCTTCGGCAAGTTCAACCTGGGCGCATCCTTCACCCGCAAGGTGAAGTTCGACCAGTATTTCGGCGACAATGGCACCAAGTTCAGCGTGCTGGGCACATCGGGCTTCAACACCACCTTCCCGTCCGTCAAGTTCGAGGGTCGCTTCAATCTCGGCTACGACAAGGGTCCGTTCAGCGCCGATGTGTTCTACAACTATCTGGGCGGCTACACCTATTGGGGCAGTTCGGCGGTGAACCCCGTCACCCGCACCAATGGCGTGCCGACCGGCGGCGGCGACAAGATCGGCAGCTTCGGTACGGTGGACCTGCATGTCAGCTACAAGCTCGACAAGCTGCCCGCCCTGCATGATGCGACCTTCTATGTCGATGTCACCAATCTGGCGGACAAGATGCCGCCCTTCGTCAACACCTACACCACCAATGGCGCGGTGGGTTACGATGCTCTGAACGGCAACCCCATCGGGCGCGTCGTCAATCTGGGCATTCGCGCCAAGTTTTAA
- a CDS encoding shikimate dehydrogenase → MVLSSPAPQRDPHETKRIMVGLVGRGILESRTPWMHEQEGDAQGLRLLYTLFDFTHNGWDDKDLPQLLDAVQTSGFAGLNITFPFKQAVMPLLDELSEGARAIGAVNTVVFRDGKRIGHNTDVSGFAQGFLDGLPGVALGHVLQLGCGGAGSATAHALLSTIGVQHLSLFDTDAVRVEALRYQLAATYGAERVSIVKDAVQTAGKVDGILNATPIGMAKFPGTPIDVAALQPHHWVAEIIYFPLETPLLAAARALGCRTLTGQGMAVGQAADAFGLFTGQAPDRAGMAESFAAFTAG, encoded by the coding sequence ATGGTTCTGTCTTCCCCTGCTCCGCAACGCGATCCCCATGAGACGAAACGCATCATGGTCGGTCTGGTCGGGCGCGGTATTCTGGAAAGCCGCACCCCCTGGATGCATGAGCAGGAGGGCGATGCGCAGGGGCTGCGCCTGCTCTACACTCTGTTCGATTTCACCCATAACGGTTGGGATGACAAGGATCTGCCCCAGCTTCTCGATGCCGTGCAGACATCGGGCTTTGCCGGGCTCAACATCACCTTCCCCTTCAAACAGGCGGTGATGCCGCTGCTCGATGAGCTGTCGGAAGGTGCGCGCGCGATTGGCGCCGTCAACACGGTCGTGTTCCGCGATGGCAAGCGCATCGGTCACAATACCGATGTTTCAGGCTTTGCTCAGGGCTTTCTCGATGGCCTGCCCGGCGTGGCTCTGGGTCATGTGCTGCAGCTGGGCTGCGGCGGCGCCGGATCGGCCACCGCCCATGCCCTGCTCTCCACCATCGGCGTCCAGCATCTGAGCCTGTTCGACACCGATGCCGTGCGCGTCGAGGCCCTGCGCTATCAATTGGCCGCCACCTATGGAGCGGAGCGCGTCTCCATCGTGAAGGATGCCGTGCAGACGGCGGGCAAGGTTGATGGCATTCTCAACGCCACACCCATCGGCATGGCCAAGTTCCCGGGCACGCCCATCGATGTGGCTGCCTTGCAGCCGCACCATTGGGTGGCCGAGATCATCTATTTCCCGCTGGAAACGCCGCTGCTGGCGGCTGCCCGCGCTCTGGGCTGCCGCACATTGACGGGCCAGGGCATGGCCGTGGGTCAGGCAGCGGATGCCTTTGGCCTGTTCACCGGTCAGGCGCCGGATCGTGCGGGTATGGCTGAAAGCTTCGCCGCCTTTACGGCTGGCTGA
- the proS gene encoding proline--tRNA ligase, whose amino-acid sequence MTQNASKIRHALTVKRADDFAQWYQQVVSEGEMAEESGVRGCMVIKPWGYGIWERIQKLMDARIKEAGVDNCYFPLFIPLSYFSKEADHVEGFAKEMAVVTHHRLIGDGKGGLIPDPEAKLEEPLIVRPTSETVIGAAMSRWVQSWRDLPLMVNQWANVVRWEMRTRMFLRTSEFLWQEGHTAHADRDDAMSETLRALEMYREFAENVLAMPVVAGEKPENERFPGAVATYSIEAMMQDGKALQAGTSHYLGTGFAEAAGIRYQSKEGAQELAHTTSWGVSTRMIGGVIMTHGDDDGLRVPPAIAPHQIIILPMLREDDGDEALLAYCEEIRRELAKLSALGEPIRVLLDKRAGKATQKRWAWVKKGAPIILEIGGRDAAGGMVSAVRRDRLWKDDGKVNFVGQTRDDFIAAAVAELESIQSSLHAEATERRDANITTGITSLDALATFFADDQRYPGWVELNWSRPTGAALEKVVEQLKALKLTIRNTALNAAPAEGQCPFTGEAAVERIYVARAY is encoded by the coding sequence ATGACACAAAACGCTTCCAAGATCCGCCACGCGCTGACCGTCAAGCGCGCCGATGATTTCGCGCAATGGTATCAGCAGGTCGTCTCCGAAGGCGAAATGGCCGAGGAATCGGGCGTGCGCGGCTGCATGGTCATCAAGCCATGGGGCTACGGCATCTGGGAACGCATCCAGAAGCTGATGGACGCGCGCATCAAGGAAGCGGGCGTCGACAATTGCTATTTTCCGCTGTTCATCCCGCTCAGCTACTTCTCCAAGGAGGCCGACCATGTGGAGGGCTTCGCCAAGGAGATGGCGGTCGTCACCCATCACCGCCTGATCGGTGACGGCAAGGGCGGGCTGATCCCCGACCCCGAGGCCAAGCTGGAAGAGCCGCTGATCGTGCGCCCCACCAGCGAAACCGTGATCGGCGCCGCGATGAGCCGCTGGGTGCAGAGCTGGCGCGACCTGCCGCTGATGGTCAACCAGTGGGCCAATGTGGTGCGTTGGGAAATGCGCACGCGCATGTTCCTGCGCACCAGCGAGTTCCTCTGGCAGGAGGGCCATACCGCCCATGCCGATCGCGATGATGCGATGAGCGAAACGCTGCGCGCTCTGGAAATGTACCGCGAGTTTGCCGAAAACGTGCTGGCCATGCCGGTCGTGGCTGGCGAGAAGCCCGAGAATGAGCGCTTCCCCGGCGCTGTCGCCACCTATTCCATCGAGGCGATGATGCAGGATGGCAAGGCGCTGCAGGCGGGCACCAGCCATTACCTTGGCACCGGTTTCGCCGAGGCTGCGGGCATTCGCTATCAGTCGAAGGAAGGCGCTCAGGAGCTGGCGCATACCACCAGCTGGGGCGTTTCGACCCGCATGATCGGCGGCGTCATCATGACCCATGGTGACGATGACGGCCTGCGCGTACCGCCCGCCATCGCGCCGCATCAGATCATCATCCTGCCGATGCTGCGCGAGGATGATGGCGATGAGGCCCTGCTGGCCTATTGCGAAGAGATCCGCCGCGAGCTGGCCAAGCTTTCCGCTCTGGGCGAGCCGATCCGCGTGCTGCTCGACAAGCGCGCGGGCAAGGCCACGCAGAAGCGCTGGGCCTGGGTCAAGAAGGGCGCGCCGATCATTCTGGAAATCGGCGGGCGCGATGCTGCTGGCGGCATGGTTTCGGCGGTGCGTCGCGACCGGCTGTGGAAGGACGATGGCAAGGTCAATTTCGTCGGCCAGACGCGCGATGACTTCATCGCCGCAGCTGTCGCCGAGCTGGAAAGCATCCAGTCCAGCCTGCACGCCGAGGCGACCGAGCGCCGCGATGCCAACATCACGACCGGGATTACCTCGCTCGATGCGCTGGCGACCTTCTTTGCCGATGATCAGCGCTATCCGGGTTGGGTCGAGCTGAACTGGTCGCGCCCGACCGGCGCCGCACTGGAGAAGGTGGTTGAGCAATTGAAGGCGCTCAAGCTGACGATCCGCAACACGGCGCTGAATGCCGCGCCCGCCGAAGGGCAGTGCCCTTTCACCGGCGAAGCGGCGGTCGAGCGCATTTACGTGGCGCGCGCCTACTAA
- the phaR gene encoding polyhydroxyalkanoate synthesis repressor PhaR has product MADNAGPKDNTVIIKKYANRRLYNTQSSSYITLDHLAKMTREGIEFRVLDAKSGSDITHQILTQIIMEEEASGEQMLPVNFLRQLIGMYGNSMQALIPHYLEASMDQFRANQLKLRKAFEDSIETNPLARLTQQNIAMFQAAAAAFMPGAEGGAVSPKDEAPAAAAEPEKTEGTRSELDALREQMLAMQKKLDQLGK; this is encoded by the coding sequence ATGGCTGACAATGCGGGCCCCAAGGACAACACCGTCATCATCAAGAAATACGCCAACCGCAGGCTGTATAACACCCAGTCGTCGAGCTACATCACGCTCGATCATCTGGCCAAGATGACGCGTGAGGGAATCGAGTTCCGCGTGCTGGACGCCAAGTCGGGCTCGGACATCACCCATCAGATCCTCACCCAGATCATCATGGAGGAAGAGGCCAGCGGCGAGCAGATGCTGCCGGTCAATTTCCTGCGCCAGCTGATCGGCATGTATGGCAATTCGATGCAGGCGCTGATCCCGCATTACCTTGAAGCCAGCATGGACCAGTTCCGCGCCAACCAGCTCAAGCTGCGCAAGGCGTTTGAGGACAGCATCGAGACCAATCCGCTCGCCCGGCTGACCCAGCAGAACATCGCCATGTTCCAGGCCGCCGCCGCCGCCTTTATGCCCGGCGCGGAAGGCGGCGCTGTTTCGCCCAAGGATGAGGCACCCGCTGCTGCGGCAGAGCCGGAGAAGACCGAAGGCACCCGCAGCGAACTCGATGCCCTGCGTGAGCAGATGCTGGCCATGCAGAAGAAGCTGGATCAGCTGGGCAAGTAA